A genome region from Penaeus chinensis breed Huanghai No. 1 chromosome 22, ASM1920278v2, whole genome shotgun sequence includes the following:
- the LOC125037090 gene encoding uncharacterized protein LOC125037090: MASVWSLAFTLVVVGLGFCHGKLCIPDCSEMREGDKVPDPTNCFRYYYCSDPEGTGELIHSSEPLDCPEGYYFNAELHILECEPIVPENMHCTALCNPCEVKCTAPGTLIPNVNDCGMYKICLDDGSSIDDYCPNNLPYFDYEAGLCSQDPGNCYSLCDACDLYCTHEGKVPDPHDCTMYYYCDPPLLSHFECPNDETFNPDTLVCEKNPTGNCTNLC; the protein is encoded by the exons ATGGCTTCGGTTTGGAGTCTGGCGTTTACCTTGGTCGTCGTGGGTTTG GGTTTCTGCCACGGCAAGTTATGCATTCCCGACTGCTCGGAAATGAGGGAGGGCGACAAGGTCCCTGACCCTACTAACTGCTTCCGTTATTACTACTGCAGCGACCCCGAAGGCACAGGCGAGCTGATCCACTCCTCTGAGCCTTTAGACTGTCCTGAAGG GTATTATTTCAACGCTGAGCTCCATATATTAGAATGTGAACCAATCGTCCCAGAAAATATGCACTGCACCGCTCTATGTAACCCGTGTGAGGTGAAATGTACAGCGCCAG GTACGCTCATTCCGAATGTGAATGACTGCGGAATGTACAAGATCTGCCTGGACGACGGGAGCTCGATCGACGACTATTGTCCCAACAATCTGCCTTATTTCGACTACGAAGCAGGCCTCTGCTCTCAAGACCCAGGTAACTGCTACAGTCTCTGTGACGCCTGCGATCTCTACTGCACGCATGAAGGCAAAGTCCCTGACCCTCACGACTGCACGATGTACTATTACTGcgaccctccccttctctctcacttcgagTGTCCGAATGACGAGACGTTCAACCCGGACACCCTGGTCTGCGAGAAGAATCCGACGGGCAATTGTACCAACTTGTGTTAA